One part of the Sphingobium yanoikuyae genome encodes these proteins:
- the mce gene encoding methylmalonyl-CoA epimerase, which yields MKLGRLNHIGIATPSLEASLAYYRDIMGATLTHEPFDLPAQGVKVCFVDTPGEGGTAGTQIELIEPLGENSPIHGFIAKNPAGGQHHMCYEVPDIMEAKAWFEGLGKKVLGEPRIGAHGTPIFFVHPKDMNGVLTEIMETPKDGAH from the coding sequence GTGAAACTCGGCCGTCTCAACCATATCGGCATAGCGACGCCTTCGCTGGAGGCTTCGCTCGCTTATTATCGCGATATCATGGGCGCGACGCTGACGCATGAACCGTTCGACCTGCCGGCGCAGGGGGTGAAGGTGTGCTTCGTGGATACGCCTGGCGAAGGCGGCACGGCGGGCACGCAGATCGAGCTGATCGAGCCGCTGGGCGAGAACAGCCCGATCCACGGCTTCATCGCCAAGAACCCGGCCGGCGGGCAGCATCATATGTGCTATGAAGTGCCCGACATCATGGAAGCCAAGGCCTGGTTCGAGGGGCTGGGCAAGAAGGTGCTGGGCGAACCCCGCATCGGCGCCCATGGCACGCCGATCTTCTTCGTCCACCCCAAGGACATGAACGGGGTGCTGACCGAGATCATGGAGACGCCGAAGGACGGCGCGCATTGA
- a CDS encoding GIY-YIG nuclease family protein, translating into MRPAVYIMASGRNGTLYTGVTSNLPQRVWQHREGIAVGFTQRYGCKMLVWYEMAETMEVAIAREKQIKSGSRAKKLALITGFNPDWQGLYQGIAQG; encoded by the coding sequence ATGCGACCGGCGGTCTACATCATGGCGAGCGGACGGAACGGGACGCTCTATACCGGTGTCACCTCAAACCTGCCGCAGCGTGTGTGGCAGCATCGGGAGGGTATCGCCGTCGGGTTCACGCAACGGTACGGCTGCAAGATGCTGGTCTGGTACGAAATGGCGGAAACGATGGAGGTAGCCATCGCCCGCGAGAAGCAGATCAAGTCAGGCTCGCGGGCGAAGAAGCTAGCATTGATTACCGGGTTCAATCCCGATTGGCAGGGTTTGTATCAGGGCATCGCTCAAGGGTGA
- a CDS encoding helix-turn-helix domain-containing protein, with translation MARGNRIFAGPRLRQLRLDHRMDQATMAQALGISVSYLSQMENDDRPLTAKVKAALANAFPTDWASFDSREDEQLLGAFAFALSHPELPGPALEPERIEKLHLQFPEFAARYVDLYNAHMRANERINMIEEAIANDHEVQARLPWEAARDWFHEAGNYVHSLDCLAEEMAESFAQGQVLDEGMLVEALARRHGIETLIAETPDSALRAYRAADRQLFINAALPTESRKFMLAHQLMMLEGQAVIADVVRKAGLPVTGADRLLAIGLGNYAAGALLMPYAPFREAARTMRHDIDRLARTFGVSFEQACHRLSTLQRPGLRGIPFFFCRVDMAGNITKRHSATRLQFARFGGACPLWNVHEAVAVPDRINVQLGETPDGVRYVSMAKGLVKPSGSYKRTPRRFAVVLGCEVAHAANFVYADGLHLNEEGAATPIGITCRLCSRQSCDQRAFPPADRPIHVDPDNRQIVPYWIG, from the coding sequence ATGGCACGCGGCAATCGTATATTCGCAGGTCCACGCCTGCGCCAGCTGCGCCTGGACCATCGCATGGACCAGGCGACGATGGCGCAGGCACTGGGCATATCCGTATCCTATCTTTCGCAGATGGAAAATGACGATCGCCCGCTGACCGCCAAGGTCAAGGCCGCGCTCGCCAATGCCTTTCCCACCGACTGGGCCAGTTTCGACAGCCGTGAGGATGAGCAATTGCTGGGCGCCTTCGCCTTCGCCCTGTCCCATCCCGAACTGCCCGGCCCGGCGCTGGAACCGGAACGGATCGAGAAGCTGCATCTGCAATTTCCCGAGTTCGCGGCCCGCTATGTCGATCTCTACAACGCCCATATGCGCGCCAATGAGCGGATCAACATGATCGAGGAGGCGATCGCCAACGATCATGAGGTGCAGGCCCGCCTGCCATGGGAGGCGGCGCGCGACTGGTTTCATGAGGCGGGCAATTATGTCCATAGCCTCGACTGCCTGGCCGAGGAGATGGCCGAAAGCTTTGCCCAGGGCCAGGTGCTGGACGAAGGGATGCTGGTCGAGGCGCTGGCCCGCCGCCACGGCATCGAGACGCTGATCGCCGAGACGCCCGACAGCGCGCTGCGCGCCTATCGCGCCGCCGACCGGCAATTGTTCATCAACGCCGCCCTGCCGACCGAAAGCCGCAAGTTCATGCTGGCACACCAGCTGATGATGCTGGAGGGACAGGCGGTGATCGCCGATGTGGTGCGCAAGGCCGGCCTGCCGGTCACCGGCGCCGACCGGCTGCTCGCGATCGGCCTTGGCAATTATGCCGCCGGCGCGCTGCTGATGCCCTATGCCCCCTTCCGCGAGGCGGCGCGGACGATGCGCCATGATATCGACCGGCTGGCCCGCACCTTCGGCGTCAGTTTCGAACAGGCCTGCCATCGCCTGTCCACGCTGCAACGGCCGGGCCTGCGCGGCATCCCCTTCTTCTTCTGCCGGGTCGACATGGCCGGCAACATCACCAAGCGCCACAGCGCCACCCGCCTGCAATTCGCCCGCTTCGGCGGCGCCTGCCCGCTGTGGAACGTGCATGAGGCCGTCGCCGTGCCCGACCGCATCAATGTGCAGCTTGGCGAGACTCCCGACGGCGTGCGTTATGTCTCGATGGCCAAGGGGCTGGTGAAGCCGTCCGGCAGCTACAAACGCACCCCGCGCCGCTTTGCCGTGGTGCTGGGCTGCGAAGTCGCCCATGCGGCCAATTTCGTCTATGCCGACGGCCTGCATCTGAACGAGGAAGGCGCCGCGACGCCGATCGGCATCACCTGCCGCCTCTGCTCGCGCCAGAGCTGCGACCAGCGCGCCTTCCCACCCGCCGACCGCCCGATCCATGTCGATCCCGACAATCGCCAGATCGTGCCCTACTGGATCGGCTGA
- a CDS encoding 2OG-Fe dioxygenase family protein, translating into MSDTDCLPTIDQALEQDGYARLAGADLLRQLDIGAADWAPFARSWDDLGPDLFMADGGRYRRRRHATFRCAAGQFSRQPHQPHYQSRDYNPLNGDVQRWFDPVEDATIALPATQALLAFCAGHFDPASSGDWHVEMHQFRIEAKPGELGRPTPEGMHRDGVDRVFVMLVERRNVREGVTRIGAADGTPMGEFTLAQPGDAMLIDDHRIFHGVTEIHAVDPAQPAWRDALVITFQSSPARGGGIAQR; encoded by the coding sequence ATGAGCGATACGGACTGCCTGCCCACCATCGACCAGGCGCTGGAACAGGATGGCTATGCCCGCCTGGCCGGCGCCGACCTGCTGCGCCAGCTGGATATCGGCGCGGCCGACTGGGCGCCCTTTGCCCGCAGCTGGGACGATCTTGGCCCCGACCTCTTCATGGCCGATGGCGGCCGTTATCGCCGTCGACGCCACGCCACCTTTCGCTGCGCCGCCGGACAGTTCAGCCGCCAGCCGCACCAGCCCCATTATCAGAGCCGCGACTATAACCCGCTGAACGGCGACGTGCAGCGCTGGTTCGATCCGGTCGAGGACGCGACGATCGCGCTGCCGGCGACGCAGGCGCTGCTGGCCTTTTGCGCCGGCCATTTCGATCCGGCATCATCGGGCGACTGGCATGTCGAGATGCACCAGTTCCGGATCGAGGCGAAGCCCGGCGAGCTTGGCCGTCCCACACCCGAGGGCATGCACCGCGACGGCGTCGACCGGGTCTTCGTGATGCTGGTCGAGCGCCGCAATGTGCGCGAGGGCGTCACCCGCATCGGCGCCGCCGACGGCACGCCGATGGGGGAATTCACCCTGGCCCAACCGGGCGACGCGATGCTGATCGACGACCACCGCATCTTCCACGGCGTAACCGAAATCCACGCCGTCGATCCCGCCCAGCCCGCCTGGCGCGACGCGCTGGTGATCACCTTTCAATCCTCCCCGGCACGGGGAGGTGGCATCGCGCAGCGATGA
- a CDS encoding OmpA family protein, giving the protein MRSTGKILSVACALLALGLPSQANSFECFTGPFIIAFDSDIAYVDEEARNILDRVSRLAANCGYGRTVIEGHADTRENPALGRRRAKVVRAYLSAHGIPEDDIDIKARGASRQRLATGANVAERQNRRVEISFHPIFAPLPAKARAKPQP; this is encoded by the coding sequence ATGCGTTCAACCGGCAAAATTCTATCCGTAGCATGCGCGCTGCTCGCATTGGGGCTACCCAGCCAGGCTAACAGCTTTGAATGTTTTACCGGTCCCTTCATCATCGCCTTCGATTCCGACATTGCCTATGTGGACGAAGAGGCGCGGAATATTCTTGACCGGGTCAGTCGCCTTGCTGCGAACTGCGGCTATGGTCGGACCGTGATTGAAGGGCATGCCGACACGCGCGAAAATCCCGCGCTTGGGCGAAGGCGCGCGAAGGTGGTGCGGGCCTATTTGTCAGCGCATGGCATTCCGGAAGATGATATTGATATCAAAGCCCGTGGAGCGTCACGTCAGCGCTTAGCCACGGGCGCAAATGTCGCCGAACGTCAGAACCGACGGGTTGAAATCAGCTTTCACCCCATTTTTGCGCCGTTGCCGGCCAAGGCGCGCGCGAAGCCACAGCCTTGA
- a CDS encoding SDR family NAD(P)-dependent oxidoreductase, protein MDLQLSGKTALVTGSTAGIGFAIAKRLAEEGVEVVITGRNQAKLDAATAELSQAGTIRPVLADPATAAGADALIAAVPDIDILVNNLGIYEAKDFTDITDADWHHLFEVNVVSGARLARHYFPKMLAKNWGRILFIASESGLLPPAEMIHYGMTKSAQLAISRGLAEHTRGTGVTVNSVLPGPTRSEGIVEFIRSVVENKDASEAEREAEFFTKLRPLSLIKRLIEADEVGAMTAYLASPLAAATNGAAVKVEGGMVPTIY, encoded by the coding sequence ATGGATCTTCAGCTTTCGGGCAAGACCGCCCTCGTCACCGGATCGACCGCCGGCATCGGCTTCGCCATCGCCAAGCGCCTGGCTGAGGAAGGGGTCGAGGTCGTCATTACCGGCCGCAACCAGGCCAAGCTGGACGCTGCCACCGCCGAGCTTTCGCAGGCCGGCACCATCCGCCCGGTGCTGGCCGACCCCGCCACCGCTGCGGGCGCCGACGCGCTGATCGCCGCCGTCCCGGACATCGACATCCTCGTCAATAATCTCGGCATCTACGAGGCCAAGGACTTCACCGACATCACGGACGCGGACTGGCATCATCTGTTTGAGGTCAATGTCGTGAGCGGCGCCCGCCTCGCCCGCCATTATTTCCCGAAGATGCTGGCGAAGAACTGGGGCCGCATCCTGTTCATCGCCAGCGAAAGCGGCCTGCTGCCGCCGGCCGAGATGATCCATTATGGCATGACCAAGTCGGCCCAGCTCGCCATTTCGCGGGGCCTGGCCGAACATACGCGCGGCACCGGCGTCACCGTCAATTCGGTGCTGCCCGGTCCGACCCGCTCGGAAGGCATTGTCGAGTTCATCCGCTCCGTGGTCGAGAATAAGGACGCGTCCGAAGCCGAGCGCGAGGCCGAATTCTTCACCAAGCTGCGCCCGCTCTCGCTGATCAAGCGGCTGATCGAAGCCGATGAAGTCGGCGCGATGACCGCCTATCTCGCCAGCCCGCTGGCGGCCGCCACCAATGGCGCGGCGGTCAAGGTCGAAGGCGGCATGGTGCCGACGATCTACTAG
- a CDS encoding acyl-CoA carboxylase subunit beta: MSKLAIIEQLEAKREGARMGGGQRRIDAQHGKGKLTARERIEVLLDEDSFEELDMYVEHNCIDFGMDEQHIPGDGVVTGSGTINGRLVYVFSQDFTVYGGAVSERHAMKICKIMDIAMKVGAPVIGLNDSGGARIQEGVASLAGYAEIFQRNVLASGVVPQISVIMGPCAGGAVYSPAMTDFIFMVKDSSFMFVTGPDVVKTVTNEVVTQEELGGAITHTTKSGVADVAFENDIEALLAVRDFVDFLPASNKEPVPERPSADPWDRLEDSLDTLIPANANQPYDMHELIRKVVDEGDFFEVQPAHAGNILCGFGRIEGKTVGIIANQPMVLAGVLDINSSKKAGRFVRFCDAFEIPIVTFVDVPGFLPGTAQEHSGIIKHGAKLLFAYAEATVPKITVITRKAYGGAYDVMSSKHLRGDLNYAWPTAEIAVMGAKGAVEIIFRGKTPEEIAEKTKEYEDRFANPFVAASKGFIDEVIQPHSTRKRIALGLRKLRNKALENPWKKHDNIPL; encoded by the coding sequence ATGTCGAAGCTCGCCATCATCGAACAGCTGGAAGCCAAGCGCGAGGGCGCCCGCATGGGCGGCGGCCAGCGCCGCATTGACGCGCAGCATGGCAAGGGCAAGCTGACCGCGCGGGAGCGGATCGAAGTGCTGCTGGACGAGGACAGCTTTGAAGAGCTGGACATGTATGTAGAGCATAACTGCATCGATTTCGGCATGGACGAACAGCATATTCCGGGCGACGGCGTGGTCACCGGATCGGGCACGATCAACGGCCGCCTCGTCTATGTCTTCAGCCAGGATTTCACCGTCTATGGCGGTGCGGTGTCGGAACGGCACGCGATGAAGATCTGCAAGATCATGGACATCGCGATGAAGGTCGGGGCGCCGGTGATCGGCCTCAACGACAGCGGCGGCGCGCGCATCCAGGAAGGCGTGGCCTCGCTCGCCGGCTATGCGGAGATTTTCCAGCGCAATGTGCTGGCGTCGGGCGTGGTGCCGCAGATCAGCGTCATCATGGGGCCGTGCGCGGGCGGCGCGGTCTATTCGCCGGCGATGACCGACTTCATCTTCATGGTGAAGGACAGCAGCTTCATGTTCGTGACCGGGCCTGACGTGGTCAAGACGGTGACCAACGAGGTGGTGACGCAGGAGGAACTGGGCGGCGCGATCACCCACACGACCAAGTCGGGCGTGGCGGACGTGGCGTTCGAGAACGATATCGAGGCGCTGCTGGCGGTGCGCGATTTCGTCGACTTCCTGCCCGCGTCCAACAAGGAACCAGTGCCCGAGCGGCCGAGCGCCGACCCGTGGGACCGGCTGGAGGACAGCCTCGACACGCTGATCCCGGCCAATGCCAACCAGCCCTATGACATGCACGAGCTGATCCGCAAGGTGGTGGACGAGGGCGACTTCTTTGAAGTGCAGCCGGCCCATGCGGGCAATATCCTGTGCGGTTTCGGCCGGATCGAGGGCAAGACGGTGGGCATCATCGCCAACCAGCCGATGGTGCTGGCCGGCGTGCTCGACATCAACTCGTCCAAGAAGGCCGGCCGCTTCGTGCGCTTCTGCGATGCGTTCGAAATCCCGATCGTCACCTTCGTCGACGTGCCGGGCTTCCTGCCGGGCACCGCGCAGGAACATTCGGGCATCATCAAGCATGGCGCGAAACTGCTGTTCGCCTATGCCGAGGCGACCGTGCCGAAGATCACCGTCATCACCCGCAAGGCCTATGGCGGCGCCTATGATGTCATGTCCTCCAAGCATCTGCGCGGCGATCTGAACTATGCCTGGCCGACCGCCGAAATCGCGGTGATGGGCGCCAAGGGCGCGGTCGAGATCATCTTCCGCGGCAAGACGCCCGAAGAGATCGCGGAAAAGACCAAGGAATATGAAGACCGCTTCGCCAACCCCTTCGTGGCAGCGAGCAAGGGCTTCATCGACGAGGTGATCCAGCCGCACTCGACTCGCAAGCGGATCGCGCTGGGCCTGCGCAAGCTCAGGAACAAGGCGCTGGAGAACCCCTGGAAGAAGCACGATAATATTCCGCTGTGA
- a CDS encoding TonB-dependent receptor: protein MKQLLMCSAALVVAAAPTIALAQSTGSQDFEDSIIVTGAQGDQSVGGVKIPETPKAKVTLDQEIIARQRPGQAINETLNLVPGVSFSNQDPWGSLGGSFTVRGFSSDRVSQTIDGIPLNDSGNYALYTNQQLDPEIIEAATVSLGSTDVDSPTASAAGGTINIRSLMPSDEMGAMISASYGNIVARGNDDDRAYHRIFGMVQTGVFTPFGTKAWFAASRATNKSTYTNYGGVDKQQYNGKIYQPIGSNGDFIALAGHYNQNRNTFNGSTYTTATFPGTTDGRFYDTATCTVDTPQTGVTDYANSCGSAFERRYNPSNTGNVRLNSRFTLASGLTLTVDPSFQYTKANGGGTSYAYEGASADGNTGGYYLKDSRNTATSSSTQYYYVGGVDLNGDGDTQDFVRVLSPSQTVTKRYGVIANLSYDIDPDNRLRLSYTYDRARHRQTGEAGYLELDGSPVDVFPINNPIVDADGNVVQKRNRLSYATLNQISGEYRGSYLDDQVILLLGARMPFFSRDLNQYCVTTDASGNVNCPATQAGIDAQLDANSAYAAPQSRKFDYNKLLPNLGVTYKFTSKASVFTSYAKNLSVPGTDALYGALYFDEGSSSGNPKPETSDAFDLGVRYQSGIVQAQLSGWYTRYNNRLATAYDADCDCSVTRNLGRVDKYGMDGSVAVRPVKDLMLYVFGSYLKSEIKDDVQTGASTYAATAGKREAGAPVYTLGSRIQGTLGPVDLGLQIKRTGERYVNDINTVKLPGYTLVDLDARFSLEQWGLKKTFFQLNVTNLFDKVYIGYSGTGLTSTATTAYLGSPRAISGSMVVAF, encoded by the coding sequence ATGAAACAGCTATTGATGTGCAGCGCCGCGCTGGTCGTGGCCGCTGCGCCGACGATCGCGCTTGCGCAATCGACCGGCTCGCAGGATTTCGAGGACAGCATCATCGTCACCGGCGCGCAGGGCGACCAGAGCGTCGGCGGCGTCAAGATTCCCGAAACGCCCAAGGCCAAGGTCACGCTGGACCAGGAGATCATCGCCCGCCAGCGCCCCGGCCAGGCGATCAACGAAACGCTGAACCTGGTGCCCGGCGTCAGCTTCTCCAACCAGGACCCGTGGGGATCGCTGGGCGGCAGCTTCACAGTGCGCGGCTTCAGTTCCGACCGCGTGTCGCAGACGATCGACGGCATTCCGCTCAATGACTCGGGCAATTACGCGCTCTACACCAACCAGCAGCTCGACCCGGAAATCATCGAGGCGGCGACCGTCAGCCTGGGTTCGACCGATGTCGACAGCCCGACCGCCTCGGCCGCCGGCGGCACGATCAACATCCGCTCGCTGATGCCATCGGACGAGATGGGCGCGATGATCAGCGCCAGCTATGGCAATATCGTCGCCCGCGGCAATGACGATGATCGCGCCTATCACCGCATCTTCGGCATGGTCCAGACCGGCGTCTTCACGCCCTTCGGCACCAAGGCCTGGTTCGCCGCCTCGCGCGCGACCAACAAGTCGACCTACACCAATTATGGCGGCGTCGATAAGCAGCAATATAATGGCAAGATCTACCAGCCGATCGGCAGCAATGGCGACTTCATCGCGCTGGCCGGCCATTACAACCAGAACCGCAACACCTTCAACGGTTCGACCTATACCACCGCGACCTTCCCCGGCACGACCGACGGCCGCTTCTACGACACCGCGACCTGCACCGTGGACACGCCGCAGACCGGCGTCACCGACTATGCCAATAGCTGCGGCTCGGCGTTCGAGCGGCGCTACAACCCGTCCAACACCGGCAATGTCCGGCTCAATTCGCGCTTTACTCTGGCCAGCGGCCTGACCCTCACGGTCGATCCCAGCTTCCAATATACCAAGGCCAATGGCGGCGGCACATCCTATGCCTATGAAGGGGCCAGCGCCGACGGCAATACGGGCGGCTATTATCTCAAGGACAGCCGCAACACCGCCACCAGCAGCTCGACCCAATATTATTATGTCGGCGGCGTGGACCTGAATGGCGATGGCGACACGCAGGATTTCGTCCGCGTCCTCTCACCCAGCCAGACCGTGACCAAACGCTATGGCGTGATCGCCAACCTGTCCTACGATATCGACCCCGACAACCGCCTGCGCCTGTCCTACACCTATGACCGCGCCCGCCATCGCCAGACCGGCGAAGCCGGCTATCTGGAACTGGACGGCAGCCCGGTCGATGTCTTCCCGATCAACAATCCGATCGTCGATGCCGACGGCAATGTCGTGCAGAAGCGCAACCGCCTGTCCTATGCGACGCTGAACCAGATTTCGGGCGAATATCGCGGTTCCTATCTCGACGATCAGGTCATCCTGTTGCTGGGCGCGCGCATGCCCTTCTTCAGCCGCGACCTCAATCAATATTGCGTCACCACCGACGCATCGGGCAACGTCAACTGCCCGGCGACCCAGGCCGGCATCGATGCCCAGCTCGACGCCAACAGCGCCTATGCCGCGCCGCAGTCGCGCAAGTTCGACTATAACAAGCTGCTGCCCAACCTTGGCGTCACCTACAAGTTCACCAGCAAGGCCAGCGTCTTCACCAGCTATGCCAAGAACCTGTCCGTGCCCGGCACCGACGCCCTCTATGGCGCGCTTTATTTCGACGAAGGCTCCAGCTCGGGCAATCCCAAGCCGGAAACGTCAGACGCCTTCGACCTTGGCGTGCGCTATCAATCCGGCATCGTTCAGGCGCAGCTCTCGGGCTGGTACACCCGCTACAACAATCGCCTGGCAACCGCCTATGACGCCGATTGCGATTGCAGCGTGACCCGCAACCTCGGCCGCGTCGACAAATATGGCATGGATGGCAGCGTCGCGGTGCGGCCGGTCAAGGATCTGATGCTCTACGTCTTCGGCTCCTACCTCAAGTCGGAGATCAAGGACGATGTCCAGACCGGCGCCAGCACCTATGCCGCAACCGCCGGCAAGCGTGAGGCCGGCGCGCCGGTCTATACGCTGGGTAGCCGCATCCAGGGCACGCTCGGCCCGGTCGATCTCGGCCTTCAGATCAAGCGGACCGGCGAGCGCTATGTCAACGACATCAATACGGTGAAGCTGCCCGGCTATACGCTGGTCGATCTCGACGCCCGCTTCTCGCTGGAGCAATGGGGCCTCAAGAAGACCTTCTTCCAGCTCAACGTCACCAACCTGTTCGACAAGGTCTATATCGGCTATTCGGGCACCGGCCTGACCAGCACCGCCACCACCGCCTATCTCGGCTCGCCCCGCGCGATCAGCGGATCGATGGTCGTGGCCTTCTGA
- a CDS encoding LysR family transcriptional regulator yields MDNRFGDIETFLMVAGEGSLAAAAKALRLTPSAVSRSIARLEQRLGVTLLRRTTRALALTPEGVTYRDRMAVLLGDMMALEAGLGEDRTTPRGLLRINASPSFGIECLIPILPGFRELYPAVTVDLTLSDTIVDLVEERADIAIRIGPLRDTSLRAKKLGHSAMVLVASPAYLARRGTPQTPDDLDDHDCLRFSFRRSIDGWPFRIGGKLVQRPVQGSFYGNSGEVVRQMAIAGGGIARHGHFHVASDIRAGRLVEVLADYNPGDGEDIHALYAAEDRTAARVRAFLDYLDGAMKMPD; encoded by the coding sequence ATGGATAACCGGTTCGGCGACATCGAAACCTTCCTGATGGTGGCGGGCGAGGGCAGTCTGGCGGCGGCGGCCAAGGCGCTGCGGCTGACGCCATCGGCGGTCAGCCGGTCGATCGCGCGACTGGAACAGCGGCTGGGTGTCACCCTGCTGCGGCGGACCACCCGCGCGCTGGCGCTGACTCCGGAGGGCGTCACCTATCGCGACCGGATGGCGGTGCTGCTGGGCGACATGATGGCGCTGGAGGCGGGGCTGGGCGAGGATCGCACGACGCCGCGCGGGCTGCTGCGGATCAACGCCTCGCCCTCCTTCGGCATCGAATGCCTGATCCCGATCCTGCCCGGCTTCCGAGAACTTTATCCGGCGGTGACGGTGGACCTGACCCTGTCCGACACGATCGTCGATCTGGTCGAGGAACGGGCCGATATCGCCATCCGCATCGGCCCGCTGCGCGACACCAGCCTGCGGGCGAAGAAGCTGGGCCATAGCGCGATGGTGCTGGTGGCGAGCCCGGCCTATCTTGCCCGGCGCGGCACGCCGCAGACGCCGGACGATCTGGACGATCATGACTGCCTGCGCTTCAGCTTCCGCCGCTCGATCGACGGCTGGCCGTTCCGCATCGGCGGAAAGCTGGTGCAGCGACCGGTGCAGGGCAGCTTCTACGGCAATTCGGGCGAAGTGGTACGCCAGATGGCGATCGCCGGCGGCGGCATCGCCCGGCACGGCCATTTCCATGTCGCCAGCGACATCAGGGCGGGGCGCCTGGTCGAAGTGCTGGCCGACTATAACCCCGGCGACGGCGAGGATATTCACGCCCTCTACGCCGCAGAAGACCGCACCGCTGCGCGGGTGCGCGCTTTTCTCGACTATCTGGACGGAGCGATGAAGATGCCTGACTGA
- a CDS encoding IS5 family transposase (programmed frameshift) encodes MSRYDLTDFEWRVIEPLLPNKPRGVPRVDDRRVLNGIFWVLRSGAPWRDLPERYGPRTTCYNRFVRWRKAGVWERLMDAITAAYDGDIQMIDSTSIRAHQQAATAKRGDRDHCLGRSRGGLTTKIHAVVDTQGLPIRLGLTAGQAHDGQVADDLLNHLGPHMIVLADKAYDADRIRALIEQQGATPNIPAKSNRKWKSCFSKRLYRERNLIERFFSKLKHFRRVATRYEKLAENFLAMVQLASVRLWLRAYESTA; translated from the exons ATGAGCCGATATGATCTGACCGACTTCGAGTGGCGCGTGATCGAACCGCTGCTTCCCAATAAGCCGCGAGGCGTTCCGCGCGTCGATGACCGCCGTGTGCTGAACGGCATCTTCTGGGTGCTGCGATCGGGTGCGCCATGGCGCGATTTACCCGAGCGCTACGGCCCTCGCACCACCTGCTACAATCGTTTCGTGCGATGGCGAAAGGCCGGCGTTTGGGAGCGGTTGATGGACGCCATCACCGCTGCCTATGATGGGGACATCCAGATGATCGACAGCACTTCCATCCGTGCGCACCAACAGGCTGCGACGGCAAAAAGAG GGGATCGAGATCATTGTCTCGGTCGCTCCCGGGGAGGGCTCACGACCAAAATCCACGCGGTCGTCGACACGCAAGGCCTCCCTATCCGGCTCGGCCTGACTGCTGGGCAGGCGCATGATGGCCAAGTTGCGGACGATCTACTCAACCATCTTGGGCCGCACATGATCGTGCTTGCCGACAAGGCCTACGATGCCGATCGCATCCGCGCGTTGATCGAGCAACAGGGCGCCACGCCCAACATCCCGGCCAAATCCAATCGAAAGTGGAAGTCCTGCTTCAGCAAACGGCTATACCGCGAGCGCAATCTGATCGAGCGGTTCTTCTCCAAACTCAAGCACTTCCGCCGCGTCGCCACCCGCTACGAAAAGCTGGCAGAGAACTTCCTCGCCATGGTCCAACTTGCCTCAGTGCGCCTCTGGCTCCGCGCTTATGAGTCTACGGCCTAG